The region TGCCATGATACGTTCTCCGGATTCCTTGGCGATGTGGATCTTTTTGGCATCTACCGCATGGGCCGTGGCACAGCCGGGCAAACTCAGTCCCAGCGCTTCGGTCATACACGCCATTGTATTGGCGGTAAACATTCCGGCACATGATCCGGCACCTGCACATGATACATTTTCCAGTACCTTCAGTTGCTCGTCGGTGGCTTTGCCGGTGCGGTGTTCCCCGATCCCCTCGAATACGGAGACCAGGTCCCGTGGTTCATCTCCCGAAAAACCAGGTAGCATAGGTCCGCCGGTAACCACTATAGTCGGAATGTCCAGTCTGCCGGCAGCCATGAGATGTCCGGGTGTGATTTTGTCACATGATGTGATCATGACCATCCCGTCCAGGCGGTGGCCTTCGAGCATGAGCTCGATCGAATCCTCGATAACTTCCCTGCTGGGGAGGGAATATTTCATTCCTTCATGGCCCATGGCAATACCGTCACATATGCCTATAGTATTGAATTCAAAGGGTACCCCTCCGGCGTTGCGGATACCTGCCTTGACGGCTTCGGATACTTTATCAAGATGAATATGACCGGGAACAACTTCGGTCCAGGAATTGACTACCGCGATAAACGGTTTTTCCATTTCTGAATCGGTAACTCCGGTAGCTCTGAGGAGGGAACGGTTGGGTGCCCTCTCTGTCCCTTTTTTGATACTGTCACTTCTCATGTGGAAACCTCTGGGTAATTACTCCATGTTTATGAATCATTAAATATAAGTAAGCTTTCAGTTTGTCCTTATAGGAAGGTCCACGGTATCCATGAAAGTTGCAATCATAGACGGTTATGTTGACGAACCCGCATGTTTCGGCGTTCCCCCCTATATTTCTCCCTACATACGCTATATAGCGGGAGCCCTGGTAGAGTGTGGTATCGGTCGGGATGATATATCCTATTTCACTATAGACGGTATCAGGAACAGTAAAAGGGAAGACCTTGCCCCGCTTTCCCGATCTGATCTCGTGGTAATCCTGTCGGGAATGACCGTCCCCGGAAAGTACCTGCGCTCCTCACCCATCACCCTGAAAGAAATTGAATACCTTTGCAGGGCCACGTCGGGTGTGAAAGTGATCGGTGGGCCTATACGCCTGGGTTACAGCAGTGAAGGCGGCATGGCAGCGTCAACCCTTGAAATGGCTGATGAAGATGTATTTGTTGCACGGCAGGACATCGAGGCATTTGTGCATGATATAATTGGCCCCGGTCCCTGCATAGAGGATCCTGATAATGTTGAACACCGGATGCGTACGGTTGGGGAGATCGGCAGATGGGCTGACAGGGGTGCCTTTATAATCAGGCGACATCCGGATTTCCCGAATATAATGTGTGAGATGGAAACCTATCGCGGATGTGGCAGGGATACTCACTGTTCTTTCTGTACTGAATTTTTTTATGGTCCGTCAACCTATCGTCCCGTGGAGGACGTAGTTACCGAGGCCGGGAGTCTCTATAGGGAAGGTGCCCTGTATTTCCGCCTGGGTCGCCAACCTGATCTTTTCACCTATCATGCATTGGATTGTGGGGATTCTCTCCCAGGGCCAAACCCGCAGGCGCTTGAATCCCTGTATTCGGGGATTCGGAAAGTGGCTCCGGGTCTGGAGGTACTGCATATGGATAATGCCAATCCGGCAACTATAGCCACCTACCCGGATGAATGTAGTAAAATAATGAAGACCATTTTGAAATATCACACACCTGGGGATGTAGCAGCCATGGGTATGGAAAGTGCCGATCCTGCTGTAATCAGGGCCAACAATCTCAAAGCAATGCCAGATGATGTGTTTGAAGCTGTAAAATTGATGAATGAGATTGGAAGCATAAGGGGTGACAATGGTCTTTCACATCTGCTTCCCGGGCTTAATTTTGTCCACGGTCTGGCAGGAGAAACAAAAAAAACCTTCGGTTTGAATTATGATTTTCTGAAAAATATTCTGGATAATGATCTTTTGTTGCGCAGGATAAACATTCGCCAGGTTATGCCCTTTAGTGGTACTCCTGCAGCAGAACAGGCGTTGCCTCTGGCCAAAAACCGAAAAATTTTTTTGAAATACAAGGAACAGGTCCGCAAGGATATCGATTTGCCCATGTTGAGAAGGGTAGTGCCCCGGGGTACTATACTCAAGGATGTGCTTTGTGAGGTTTGGGGTGAGGGTTCTGTGGGTACCTTTGGCAGGCAGATGGGCTCCTATCCGATACTTATAGGTATCTCAGAAAAACTTCCTCTGGGCGAATTTGTTGATGTGAGGGTAACAGGTCACGGTTTCAGGTCCATTTCAGCAACAGTGGTTCGTGAATGACAAGTTTTATCATGAATAGTAAATTAATCGGAGCATGAGAAAACTCCTATTTATTATAGCAATTGCCGCAATTCTTCTCATAAGTGGCTGCTCGACCCCCGCTGAAGTTGCAGAGGAAGGGGACAATGTCACCGTGGATTATGTTGGTGAGCTTGAAAACGGTACAGTATTCGATACTTCCGTGGAAGAAGTTGCCCTGGAGGCGGGTATACACAACCCTGCCAGAACATATGAGCCCCTGGGTTTCACCCTGGGAGGAGAGGGAATGATCAAAGGCTTTGACAGCGCAGTGCAGGGAATGACTGTAGGGGGAGAAAAGACAGTTCAACTTTCCCCTGAACAAGCATATGGTTCCTACAAAGAAGAGCTTGTCAGGGCAGTACCCTTTGATGATTTACCCAATAAAACAACACCATACCAAATAGGAGACCGGCTTTCAACCGCTTATGGCCAGCAGGTATCAATTGTCGATGTTAATGACACCGCTGCAATGATTGATTTCAATCATCCTCTGGCCGGTGAAACACTGACGTTCAATATTACGCTGGTGTCCATAGAAGAATAAAAATAATTAAATGATTGAATATCCACTCAGGATACTCAATCTCTCTTTTTATTTAGCCATAATCAGGATTTAATATATTTTCCTGTATTATGGATCCACTTTTGATTGTCAGGTCCGGCCAGATCTTCACATTGGAATGAATAGTTGAATTATTCCCTATATGTACCCTGGGGCCGATTACTGTCCCGTTTTCCAGGCTGCAGTTTTGTCCAACCACCGTAGCGTTATCAATCACAGTACCCGATGTATTACAATTACTTCCTATGGTCACATCATTGAATATGTAGGATGAAAGAATCCTGCAGCCATCCTTGATGACACAGTTCGAACCAATTGTCGTATAGGGGCCGATCAGGACATTGTCACCTATTGTTGTGTTCTCACCGAGTACCACGGGCCCTACAACAGCTGTGTTGGAACCGATCACCACATTGTTGCCGATTTTGAGAGGTCCGTTGATACGGGAATCCTTGGTGTTGAAGTGACCTTCGATGGTTGTTCCAGGCATTGATTCAAGCATCCAGCGCTGTGCCTGGCGATAGGCTGCCGGATTGCCCACATCGGTCCAGTGCCCTCGCACAAGCAAACCATTGATTCTTCTGTCTTCTGCCATCAGTGATGGGAATAGGTCTTTGGCAAAATCATAGGGCTGGTTTTCCGGGATCCATTTGAAGATTTCCGGATCACACATGTATATACCCGTACTTGCAAGATTACTGAATATTTCACCAGGTCCTGGTTTTTCAAGGAATCGATTTATACGGTTGTTCACGTTCATATCCGCGATACCGAATTCCCTGGGGTCATCTATGGAGAGCAGACCGATTGTAATTATTGCGTCATTACTTTCATGGAACCTGTACATTGTACGGAGTTCAAGATCCATGACATGGTCCCCGCCAACTACCAGGAACGGTTCATCACAGAGGTACTTCTCGGCGTTCTTCACACCTCCTGCAGTACCCAGTTTTTTCTCCTCGTACACGTATTCCACATGGGCACCGAACATGCTGCCGTCACCCAGTTCCTCCCGGATCTTATCACCCATGTAACCCAGAGTGATTATAATCTCAGTGAATCCTTCTTTTGCAAGATGCTCCACAAGGTGTACTACTGAAGCTTTGTTGATGATAGGAATGTTTGGTTTTGGTCTGTCAAAAGTCAAAGGCCTAAGTCGGGTCCCCTTTCCTCCACACATAATACAGGCTTTCATGTATAGGAATGATATTTTTAATGGCTTAAAATTGTACCGATTTACATTTTCTTGATATCGTTTTCATTTTCCACTATGATCTCCTGATCACCCTTATATTCGTCCACCTCTCCCTTTATCCTTAATTTATCCCCGACAGCTATCCGTGAATCTATGTCCATTGCACCGTTATCTTCAGGTACAAATACAGTCAGCAAATCGGAATTATAATCTATCTGAAGAATCAGGTGATTTCCGTTGAATGTGGTTTCTTTACTATATAGGGTTCCTTCGATTGTCACAGTTTCCCCTACTTCTGTAGAATCTGTTAAGGGCTGTTCACCTGTTTTGTTAAAAGAGTTGGGAAAATAGGTGACATAAGCTACAGCCAGGGATAATATCGCCATTGTCAGCAAAATTGCAATTACCTTTTCTTCCTTTTCCATGCTTAATTTCCTATTATCTTACTATGTTCGACCAATGTGTGTGACCTAGAAATATTTTTGTATCGATAACTAGTCTTTTATGTGATAGAAGATAAAATTCCTTGTGATGGCAAATATTGGACGGATTCACTGGCTCAACGAGAAACCGATTGGAAGCGGAACATACGTACTCTACTGGATGCAATCTTCCCAGCGTGTGGATTATAATCATGCACTGGAATTTGCTATACAGCAGGCAAATAAAATGGATTTGCCTCTACTGGTTCTATTCTGCCTGACAAAATATCCGCAAGCCAACCTGCGTCATTATACATTCATGCTTGAAGGTTTGGTTCAAACAAAAAAATCCCTGGAAAAATTGGGTATACAATTTGTGATGTTAAAGGGAAACCCGGTTGATGTTGTCCATGAGTTTGCCCGGGATGCAAGCCTGTTGGTTACCGATCAGGATTACCAGAAATTACAGCGCGGTTGGCGTGAAAATCTTGCTGCATCGATTTCCTGTCCTTTTGCGCAGGTGGAAAGTAATGTTATAGTGCCGGTGGAAAATGTTTCCGATAAGGAGGAATGGTCGGCAGCCACCCTGCGCAGGAAAATCCATAAACATCTTGATGAATTCGTGCATCCCTTTGAATTATCTGCTTTGGCCAATTCTTCCCTGGAAATTGATCAGGATTCTCTGGATCTGAATGATTTTGAACAAATTCTGAATAGTATGGATATTGACAGGAGTGTAAAACCCTCTCCGAGATATAAAGGGGGTATTCATCAGGCCAGAGAAAAGCTGTCAGATTTTATTGCACACAGACTGGGAGATTATGATGAAAAACGTAATGATCCAAACCTCGATTTCCTTTCGGGAATGAGTCCCTATCTGCATTTCGGTCAAATTTCACCGCTTGAAATTGCACTAAAGGTCCAGGATGCTAAAAAGGGTGGATCAACCGCATATATGGAAGAACTTGTTGTTCGCAGGGAACTGGCAATGAATTTTGTGTATTATGATAAAGATTACGACTCCCTTGACTGCCTTCCTGATTGGGCAAAAAAGACTCTTGCAGAACACAGGGATGATTTCAGACAGTACATATATACTCAGGAAGAGTTTGAGCAGGCCCGAACTCATGATCCCTACTGGAATGCAGCCCAGAGAGAAATGGTCCTGACAGGAAAAATGCACGGTTACATGCGCATGTACTGGGGCAAGAAGATACTGGAATGGACAGATAGCCCCGAGCAAGCATATCAGATCGCCCTATACCTTAACAATAAATATGAGCTGGACGGCAGGGATCCTAACGGTTATGCGGGTATTGCCTGGTGTTTTGGCAAGCATGACCGGGCCTGGAAGGAACGTGATATTTTCGGGAAGGTGCGGTATATGAATGCCAACGGGCTAAAGCGGAAATTTGATGCTGGTGGTTACGTGGAAAAGATTACCCGTCTTGAAGAAAAGCTGGGTTATCTTACGGACAAATGATGTCGGGTTTGTTATAAAAATAAAAAACCGAGATGGAGGAAAAGCTTTTCATGGCCTTTCCCTTCTCCTCATTAATAATACTGTGGCAATCCCCAGAATCCCGACCACAAAGAGTGGATTGGCGGTTGGAATATTTATTTTTACATTATGATGGGGTGGAACCATAGGTTGAGTTTCCATGTAAATGCCTGCATCAAGAATGTATAATGAGTCCTTATTCATTATCCTTTATTTTTTCTGCAAGTTCCCTGCCAAGGTCGACAATCTTGTTGGTGTCTTCTTCAGTAGAGGGTCCTTTCACACCCAATGCTCCCACAAGCTCTATCTTTGTTGATCCCAGTACGTCCTGCACCTGTGACAGGGCGCCTCCTCCCCATCCGTAGGAGCTCAGGGCAGCTCCATATTTGAGAGGTGGACGGAGGATTTTGACAAGGTTTGCTGCATGCAGGGCAAGTGGATGCATGCCTCCAAGCACCGTGGGTGTGCCAAGCACTATTGCCCTGGAATCTACCAGATCCATGGCGATGTCACCGATATCCGCATTTTCCAGATTGTACAGGCATACATCAATACCTTCCGATTGGAGTATCTCTACCATTTGCATTATCATATCCTGTGTGGACTGCCACATGCTGACGTAAACAATAGTTGCTTTTTCTTTTGTTTTCCCTGAAGTCCAGTCAGAATATGCATCAAATATTTTCTCAGGATTTCTATATATGGGCCCATGGCTGGGTGCGATCATTGCGGGGGATAATCCCTGTGCTTTTTCCAGCCCTTTCTTTCCCATCTTTCTGAATGGCATCATGATTTCGCCGAAATATTTTTTTGCCAGGCTCATCAGGTCCTCTACATCCTCATCATACATTCCAAAAGCTGTATGTGCCCCAAAGAAATCACATGGGAAAAGTACCCGGTTCTCTTCCAGAAATGTGAACATGGTTTCGGGCCAGTGGAGCCACGGTGCACTTATGAAACGCAGCGTCCGATTGCCAAGATCTAAAGTGTCCCCTTCCTTTACCACCATTATTTGTTCCTGGAAAACACCGTAGTAAGTTTCTGCCATCTTTGCCCCTTTTTCTGTTGTTACCAGCATGGCTTCAGGTGCCTTTTCCATTATACGGGGTATGGAATGGGAATGGTCCGGTTCGGCATGGTTCATGATGACATAATCTATAGACTCTATATCATGGACCTGGCTGATCTTCTTCTCTAACTCTTTCTCAAATCCCGGATTGACGGAATCGATAAGGGCTGTTTTTGCATCACCTTTTACAAGATAAGCATTGTAGGAAGTTCCCTGCGGCAGGGGTATCAGTGCATCGAACATACGCCGGTCCCAGTCCTTTGCTCCCACCCAGTACACATTATCAGAGATCTCAGGCACAAAATATGTATTCATTATATACAACTCCTTTTTGAATTTGTACAAAATTTAAAAATAAAAAAAATAATTTATATTAATGTGAATGCCACATTTCATCCATCATTACCGATAGCATCCACCGGACATGTATCCACTGCCTCTTCACAGGCTTCCCTTTCACTGTCATTCTCAGGTTGTTTATATACATATGCAGTTGATTCGTCATCAGTCATCATGAAATTGTCCGGTGCATCGGATGTACAAAGACGACATGCTATACACTGGTTATCTACATAGTATGGTCCATCAACGTTTTGTGGAACTTTGTTTGCTTTGTCTGCCATGATATTACCCCCACTTAGAAATTAGTAATATACCCATGCTCAGTCTGCTTTTCTGATATATATGAATACTGGATGCTTATATGGAATCTGCAATACAATAGCAGTATCAATGAAACTGATTATATGTTGCAAAAATAAGTTTGTTAAGGGTCAGTCTATAGAATTAAGCCAGAAAAGATATCAAAATTATGGTGGACCGGTCGGGATTCGAACCCGAGGCCTCTACCATGCCAAGGTAGCGATCTTCCGAGCTGATCTACCGGCCCACATTTGCAATTCACAGTTGCAATCATTACTAATAAACCTATCGCCAATCTTGCTTCCCCTCACTATTATTTTCCTACCTTTAATACCGGTTTTGGATTTTCACGGGAAACACTTAAAATAACAAACAGCACATCTTTTTATAATTAGGATTGAGGAGTGGAAAAGATGCCCGAATTAGCAGTAGTATACCTGAGTACTCAGGGAAACACCAAAAAGATGGCTGAGGCCATAGCTGAAGGTGCCAGGACAAGACACGTTGAAGTAAAGATGGACAGTTAATGGGACCCTGCAGAAGCCGCTTCTGCCGATGCGATTGCTGTAGGTTCTTCCACATTCGACTATGCTATGCATCTGCCAATTTCAAAATTCATTGATAAAATGGTGCAAGCCGGAGTGGAGGGCAAAATAGGTGCTGCTCTTGGTTCTTATGGCTGGAGTGGGGAGGCCCCTGTCCATATAGCAAATAAACTACGTAAAGCAGGTATGGAAGTTATAGACCCTGTACTGAGAATCCAGTATGCTCCAAATGAAAAGGACCTTCTGGAATGCAACAGGCTTGGCAAAGACCTGGCTGGTAAAATGAAGCAGAAATAATTGAGAATAGATTTTAATCCGGGTAAGACAAGTTATGTTTTCCCCTTTCTTTTTATATCCAATTACCTTTTAGTATCAATCTTATAATTTTGCCAAAATATGCTAAAAGGGAGTCACCTAGCCGAAACCTTAAAGTATGAGGGTGTGTATTTGAGTGGTTGCGCGATGACAAATCGTGTTCCAATGGGCCCGTAGCTTAGCTTGGTGGAGCGCACGGCTGATAACCGTGAGGTCCTGCGTTCGAATCGCAGCGGGCCCACCATTATATCTGTTTTTGTAAAAAGTTTTCTTCTATTGAGTATCTTTTAGTGTCTGTACTTCCATAACTTTATATATGGAATGGATAATATAAATCTTAAGTACATATATGAAGATTATATACTCTGGTGAACGTCCCATTCAAATTATTTATCGGTGTTTCCATGGAAGAAGATGAACTATTTTCAATGACTGAAAATCAAAGAGAAATTGCAAAGTTGCTAAGAAGGCTGCACCTTTCAAAACCAATTGCAAGGACACTTGCCTGTCTTTCATGTGGTGAAGAGGTTTCCTCCCGGAAAATAGAATCAATGTCACAGTTAAGGCAACCTGAAGTGAGCATTGCTATGAATTTCCTCCTGAAGAAAAAGGGCTGGGTTGAATATGAGGAAATAAAACGCAATGAAGGAAAGGGGAGGCCTATCAAAGTCTATAAACTTGTAGTACCCATGGATTCCATTATTGAAAGTATAGAACATGAAATTCTTTCAGAGAACCAGATTCTGCTGGAAAATATAAATCGCCTTAAAGAATTCTCCTGATTGGCATTTCTTTTTTCATCTGATTCTTTATGAGTTTCCCTTTTTTGAAATACATATGAGATATCCGTCTCATCCTTTTGCCCTATTGGGGAGTGGTACATCATTATTGTCTGTT is a window of Methanohalophilus mahii DSM 5219 DNA encoding:
- a CDS encoding radical SAM protein, with the translated sequence MKVAIIDGYVDEPACFGVPPYISPYIRYIAGALVECGIGRDDISYFTIDGIRNSKREDLAPLSRSDLVVILSGMTVPGKYLRSSPITLKEIEYLCRATSGVKVIGGPIRLGYSSEGGMAASTLEMADEDVFVARQDIEAFVHDIIGPGPCIEDPDNVEHRMRTVGEIGRWADRGAFIIRRHPDFPNIMCEMETYRGCGRDTHCSFCTEFFYGPSTYRPVEDVVTEAGSLYREGALYFRLGRQPDLFTYHALDCGDSLPGPNPQALESLYSGIRKVAPGLEVLHMDNANPATIATYPDECSKIMKTILKYHTPGDVAAMGMESADPAVIRANNLKAMPDDVFEAVKLMNEIGSIRGDNGLSHLLPGLNFVHGLAGETKKTFGLNYDFLKNILDNDLLLRRINIRQVMPFSGTPAAEQALPLAKNRKIFLKYKEQVRKDIDLPMLRRVVPRGTILKDVLCEVWGEGSVGTFGRQMGSYPILIGISEKLPLGEFVDVRVTGHGFRSISATVVRE
- a CDS encoding FKBP-type peptidyl-prolyl cis-trans isomerase, whose product is MRKLLFIIAIAAILLISGCSTPAEVAEEGDNVTVDYVGELENGTVFDTSVEEVALEAGIHNPARTYEPLGFTLGGEGMIKGFDSAVQGMTVGGEKTVQLSPEQAYGSYKEELVRAVPFDDLPNKTTPYQIGDRLSTAYGQQVSIVDVNDTAAMIDFNHPLAGETLTFNITLVSIEE
- a CDS encoding sugar phosphate nucleotidyltransferase; translation: MKACIMCGGKGTRLRPLTFDRPKPNIPIINKASVVHLVEHLAKEGFTEIIITLGYMGDKIREELGDGSMFGAHVEYVYEEKKLGTAGGVKNAEKYLCDEPFLVVGGDHVMDLELRTMYRFHESNDAIITIGLLSIDDPREFGIADMNVNNRINRFLEKPGPGEIFSNLASTGIYMCDPEIFKWIPENQPYDFAKDLFPSLMAEDRRINGLLVRGHWTDVGNPAAYRQAQRWMLESMPGTTIEGHFNTKDSRINGPLKIGNNVVIGSNTAVVGPVVLGENTTIGDNVLIGPYTTIGSNCVIKDGCRILSSYIFNDVTIGSNCNTSGTVIDNATVVGQNCSLENGTVIGPRVHIGNNSTIHSNVKIWPDLTIKSGSIIQENILNPDYG
- a CDS encoding PolC-type DNA polymerase III family protein gives rise to the protein MEKEEKVIAILLTMAILSLAVAYVTYFPNSFNKTGEQPLTDSTEVGETVTIEGTLYSKETTFNGNHLILQIDYNSDLLTVFVPEDNGAMDIDSRIAVGDKLRIKGEVDEYKGDQEIIVENENDIKKM
- the phrB gene encoding deoxyribodipyrimidine photo-lyase — its product is MANIGRIHWLNEKPIGSGTYVLYWMQSSQRVDYNHALEFAIQQANKMDLPLLVLFCLTKYPQANLRHYTFMLEGLVQTKKSLEKLGIQFVMLKGNPVDVVHEFARDASLLVTDQDYQKLQRGWRENLAASISCPFAQVESNVIVPVENVSDKEEWSAATLRRKIHKHLDEFVHPFELSALANSSLEIDQDSLDLNDFEQILNSMDIDRSVKPSPRYKGGIHQAREKLSDFIAHRLGDYDEKRNDPNLDFLSGMSPYLHFGQISPLEIALKVQDAKKGGSTAYMEELVVRRELAMNFVYYDKDYDSLDCLPDWAKKTLAEHRDDFRQYIYTQEEFEQARTHDPYWNAAQREMVLTGKMHGYMRMYWGKKILEWTDSPEQAYQIALYLNNKYELDGRDPNGYAGIAWCFGKHDRAWKERDIFGKVRYMNANGLKRKFDAGGYVEKITRLEEKLGYLTDK
- a CDS encoding VPXXXP-CTERM sorting domain-containing protein, translated to MNKDSLYILDAGIYMETQPMVPPHHNVKINIPTANPLFVVGILGIATVLLMRRRERP
- a CDS encoding FprA family A-type flavoprotein yields the protein MNTYFVPEISDNVYWVGAKDWDRRMFDALIPLPQGTSYNAYLVKGDAKTALIDSVNPGFEKELEKKISQVHDIESIDYVIMNHAEPDHSHSIPRIMEKAPEAMLVTTEKGAKMAETYYGVFQEQIMVVKEGDTLDLGNRTLRFISAPWLHWPETMFTFLEENRVLFPCDFFGAHTAFGMYDEDVEDLMSLAKKYFGEIMMPFRKMGKKGLEKAQGLSPAMIAPSHGPIYRNPEKIFDAYSDWTSGKTKEKATIVYVSMWQSTQDMIMQMVEILQSEGIDVCLYNLENADIGDIAMDLVDSRAIVLGTPTVLGGMHPLALHAANLVKILRPPLKYGAALSSYGWGGGALSQVQDVLGSTKIELVGALGVKGPSTEEDTNKIVDLGRELAEKIKDNE
- a CDS encoding ferredoxin, with the protein product MADKANKVPQNVDGPYYVDNQCIACRLCTSDAPDNFMMTDDESTAYVYKQPENDSEREACEEAVDTCPVDAIGNDG
- a CDS encoding flavodoxin domain-containing protein, producing MPELAVVYLSTQGNTKKMAEAIAEGARTRHVEVKMDS
- a CDS encoding flavodoxin domain-containing protein, whose protein sequence is MVQAGVEGKIGAALGSYGWSGEAPVHIANKLRKAGMEVIDPVLRIQYAPNEKDLLECNRLGKDLAGKMKQK
- a CDS encoding transcriptional regulator gives rise to the protein MEEDELFSMTENQREIAKLLRRLHLSKPIARTLACLSCGEEVSSRKIESMSQLRQPEVSIAMNFLLKKKGWVEYEEIKRNEGKGRPIKVYKLVVPMDSIIESIEHEILSENQILLENINRLKEFS